One window of Mesorhizobium loti R88b genomic DNA carries:
- a CDS encoding cold-shock protein has product MATGTVKWFNSTKGFGFIQPDDDGQDVFVHISAVERAGLSNLVDGQKIKYEIEQDRRSGKSSAGSLSKVG; this is encoded by the coding sequence ATGGCGACCGGAACAGTGAAGTGGTTCAACAGCACCAAAGGTTTTGGCTTCATCCAGCCCGATGACGACGGTCAGGACGTTTTCGTCCATATTTCAGCTGTAGAACGGGCTGGACTTTCAAACCTCGTTGATGGGCAGAAGATCAAGTACGAGATCGAGCAGGACCGCCGTAGCGGCAAGTCCTCCGCAGGTAGTCTCAGCAAGGTAGGCTGA
- the virB2 gene encoding pilin major subunit VirB2, whose product MLRTTAEYVPAAAAGAAWTVFSIGPASAQVTGGTDPAKMVQNICTFILGPFGQSLAVLGLVAIGISWMFGRASLGLVAGVVGGIVIMFGASFLGKALIGGG is encoded by the coding sequence ATGCTGCGCACGACGGCTGAATATGTACCGGCCGCTGCTGCAGGCGCCGCGTGGACGGTCTTCTCCATCGGGCCAGCCTCGGCTCAGGTGACCGGAGGGACGGATCCCGCCAAGATGGTCCAGAATATCTGCACCTTCATACTTGGCCCCTTCGGACAATCACTGGCCGTGCTCGGACTCGTGGCCATCGGCATCTCTTGGATGTTCGGTCGTGCTTCACTTGGCTTGGTTGCGGGTGTCGTTGGAGGGATCGTCATCATGTTCGGCGCAAGCTTCCTGGGCAAGGCGCTCATAGGCGGTGGCTGA
- the virD4 gene encoding type IV secretion system ATPase VirD4 (The ATPase VirD4 is a core component of the VirB/VirD4 form of type IV secretion systems (T4SS), also known as type IVa secretion systems.), which translates to MSSTKTTSPNIAISIACSLALGFCAASLYATFRHGGSGEALMAFDVRAFWFETPFYLGFATPVFYQGAAIVLSTSAVVLLIQQVVLRRKLEHHGTARWARVDEMRRTGYLRRYRGVTGPVFGKTSGPFWPGYYLTNGEQPHSLIVAPTRAGKGVGIVIPTLLTFKGSVIALDVKGELFELTSRARKAAGHEVFKFAPLDSERRTNCYNPLLDLIALHPQQQFTEARRLAANLITAKGEGAEGFVAGARDIFVAGILACIERGTPTIGAVYDLFAQPGEKFKLFAQLAMETRNKEAQRIFDDMAGNDTKILTSYTSVLGDGGLNLWADPAVKAATSRSDFSVYDLRRRRTCIYLCVGPNDLEVIAPLIRLFFQQIVSILQRSLPRQDEKHEVLFLLDEFKHLGKLEAIETAITTIAGYKGRFMLIIQSLSALTGAYGEAGKQNFLSNTGLQVFMATADDETPNYISKAIGEYTFEAKSISYSQSRAFDRNIQNSFQGAPLLRPEQVRLLNDEYEIVLIKGLPPLQLRKVRYFSDRILKRIFESQTGALPEPAPLTEAEEGFSAESRLDEPLRGLAQDFDDTV; encoded by the coding sequence ATGTCTTCTACAAAAACGACGTCCCCCAACATAGCCATTAGCATCGCGTGCTCACTCGCCTTGGGGTTCTGTGCGGCAAGTCTGTACGCAACCTTCCGCCACGGGGGTAGCGGCGAGGCTCTGATGGCGTTTGATGTCCGTGCCTTTTGGTTTGAGACGCCCTTCTATTTGGGTTTCGCAACCCCCGTTTTCTATCAGGGCGCGGCTATCGTGCTCTCGACGTCCGCGGTTGTCTTGCTGATTCAGCAGGTCGTATTGCGCCGCAAGCTCGAACATCACGGGACGGCTCGTTGGGCTCGAGTGGATGAAATGCGACGCACGGGATATCTGCGACGATACCGTGGCGTGACAGGGCCGGTCTTCGGGAAGACGAGTGGTCCTTTCTGGCCTGGCTATTACCTGACCAATGGCGAGCAGCCTCACAGCCTCATTGTTGCGCCGACCCGCGCTGGCAAGGGTGTCGGCATAGTCATTCCAACGCTACTTACATTTAAAGGCTCTGTGATAGCTCTGGACGTCAAGGGGGAGCTCTTTGAGCTCACATCGAGGGCGCGTAAAGCCGCAGGCCACGAAGTGTTCAAATTCGCGCCACTGGATTCAGAGCGGCGCACAAACTGCTACAATCCACTGTTGGATCTCATAGCACTGCATCCACAGCAGCAATTCACCGAAGCCCGCCGCTTGGCCGCGAACCTGATTACGGCCAAGGGGGAGGGGGCGGAAGGTTTCGTCGCCGGCGCGCGAGATATCTTTGTCGCGGGGATCCTTGCCTGCATCGAGCGGGGCACGCCAACAATCGGCGCCGTCTATGATCTGTTCGCTCAGCCGGGGGAGAAGTTCAAGCTCTTCGCGCAGCTCGCCATGGAGACCCGGAACAAAGAGGCACAACGCATCTTCGACGACATGGCGGGGAACGACACGAAAATCCTAACCTCCTACACGTCCGTGCTCGGCGATGGTGGGCTCAACTTGTGGGCGGATCCGGCTGTCAAGGCAGCTACAAGTCGCTCGGACTTTTCGGTCTATGATCTTCGCCGTCGCAGAACGTGCATCTATCTTTGCGTTGGTCCGAACGACCTTGAGGTGATCGCGCCTTTGATACGCTTATTTTTTCAGCAAATCGTTTCAATTCTACAGCGGTCGCTGCCCCGCCAGGACGAAAAGCACGAGGTTCTCTTTCTGCTCGATGAATTCAAGCACTTGGGGAAGCTGGAGGCGATCGAGACCGCAATTACGACTATCGCGGGCTACAAGGGGCGTTTCATGCTCATCATCCAAAGCCTTTCGGCACTAACGGGGGCTTATGGAGAGGCTGGTAAGCAGAATTTTCTCAGCAATACCGGACTGCAAGTGTTCATGGCCACGGCCGATGACGAGACTCCGAACTACATTTCCAAAGCCATCGGTGAATACACGTTTGAAGCCAAATCGATTTCCTACAGCCAGTCGCGAGCGTTCGACCGGAACATTCAGAATTCGTTTCAAGGTGCGCCGCTGCTGCGTCCCGAACAGGTTCGGCTGCTCAATGACGAGTACGAGATTGTTCTCATCAAAGGTCTGCCGCCATTGCAACTGAGGAAGGTGCGATATTTTTCGGACCGCATTCTGAAACGCATCTTTGAAAGCCAGACAGGCGCCCTCCCGGAGCCGGCACCCTTGACGGAAGCAGAGGAGGGATTCTCCGCAGAATCTCGACTCGATGAGCCGCTGCGTGGATTGGCGCAAGACTTTGACGATACAGTTTGA
- a CDS encoding Ulp1 family isopeptidase — translation MDQRKNPSRVTALPQVQDAGLEEDQAVQARQVGVEQHLAEARRLFDQADESPTNPEELQRLDQGFREVLQQWQDEQAASSSFSAEVPEALRPLFDDRAHQPPTNAEELLRLEQGFREVLQQRQDDQAASSSLSNPGMHAGPEDPNRGVSDAFATSGHAGVQAPAPPVLAASQQQIRPSPDALDQGNHLPPQGGIINNEHSTALFPPAKRQRAVDRPQAVAIQQQPSEIGNSGGRMPMQPPMRQLGELPLQGVPVQGTGSEHIGRLHAGAAPSARSEAPPAAIEDFINVSIAVPQGFSHGTQRVPDAMLSSLDRPGPLPDAGQARQAVFEQHVAEPRRADPVASGARASRYHHLSGEHRDLIDRAIAHSQEKYNETTARKYTFALRRLANDLSARGQATDLRNHKSLVDHVGAFFPKDVDMKSALKALRAYHEPGYSATAGGPAASYPHLSAEHRDVIDKAIDRAAAQQNQSADTLRIYSNALRRLANDLGARGQATDLKNHQSLVDHLDTFFPNDQSIKTALNVLRAYHDPGYAATGWWPAAVPSKPDARILEKLSSDSELALSTRVVYGRLLRRFSEELESRGQTISGLDHKSRTELAEALFPGNKKLRLALQRVHNAEVPEALRPLFDNRAHKPPTNPEELLRLEQEFREVLQQRQDDQATSSSFSAQVPEALRPLVDDRAHQPPTNAEELLRLEQGLREVLEQRQGDQATSPSLNNPGMRAGPEDPNRSVSDAFATSGHAGVQAPAPPVLAASQQQIRPSPDALDHRNHLPPQGGILNNEHSTALFRPAKRQRAVDRPPAVAIQQQPSEIGNSGGRMPMQPPMQQLGELPLQGVPVQGTRSEHIGRLHAGAAPSARSEAPPAAIEDSINVSFAVPQGFSHGTQRVPDAMLSSLDRPGLLPDAGQSRQAGFEQHVAEPRRAEPVASGARATGYPHLSDEHRDLIDKAIAHAAAQQKYSESTVLKYRYALRRLANDLGARGQATDLKNHQSLVDHLDAFFPKNDDMKRALNVLRVYHEPGYSVTVGAPANRYPHLSDEHRDVIDKAIAHAEAQQHHSAPTLRIYSNALRRLANDLGARGQATDLKNHQSLVDHLDTFFPKDTDIKDIRPALNVLRAYHEPGYSATGRWRVTVPSKADAHVLEQVTSDSSLAPSTRVAYGRSLRRFSEALERRGQTISGLDHDSRIEFAEVLFPGNDYLRLALERVRDAKPASDRIVADALAAAGSGHAGVEAAAPPALAVSQHRPWPDALDQGNLLPPERFIINNEHSTAPLRPAERQGTDNPQSIAIQQPPSEGGRVPMQPPMQQLGELPLAGVPVQGPGSEHIGSLHAEAAPFARSEAPPAAIENSINVSFAVPKGFSHGTQRVPEAMLSSLYHYGLLPDADKPEWNYEIKGHGYTARRPEEGNDVWLLHRGAIREAGAAAVPARAPGPALPATARLSDTHLGVPLVDLTTSSDAHIEALPSGLSNLPRGAVLGATELLGDEHIQRDYEFLEQQLQQADPALAARTRLVDPSVSHLLRHMEQQDARGTLQSIYDRNAGPSDFLFVPVNDGVGIDRGTHWSLLLVDRRDPERAVAYHYDSIQQNEQRYNDAPARKLATRLDATLVTPDMAQQKNAVDCGVFVVDGTRELVRRLANEERPDQQLPLHLNYLVADRQALQNRLREGRLPHELAASPAEALAAAGSQVQHAALQEQQARQVAPAPLERHLGQTREAEDKLTSTLHRSNRVNSGGVIINTERYTAPLRPAKRQRTDNSQSLAIGRQPSDANTTSVGQASDQARADLMASFRSRERSDAGR, via the coding sequence GTGGACCAGCGAAAAAATCCATCCCGTGTAACAGCTTTGCCGCAGGTGCAGGACGCCGGCCTGGAAGAGGATCAAGCGGTCCAGGCCAGGCAAGTGGGCGTTGAGCAGCACCTTGCCGAGGCCCGGAGGCTGTTCGATCAAGCTGACGAGTCGCCAACCAATCCAGAGGAGCTTCAGCGACTGGACCAGGGGTTCCGCGAAGTGCTTCAGCAATGGCAGGATGAGCAAGCCGCCTCATCTTCTTTCAGCGCTGAGGTTCCCGAGGCGCTCCGGCCGCTGTTCGATGATCGAGCTCACCAGCCGCCAACCAATGCAGAGGAGCTTCTGCGACTGGAACAGGGGTTCCGCGAAGTGCTTCAGCAGCGGCAGGATGATCAAGCCGCCTCGTCTTCGCTCAGCAACCCAGGGATGCATGCTGGACCGGAGGACCCCAACAGAGGCGTGTCGGACGCTTTCGCAACATCTGGGCACGCCGGAGTTCAGGCCCCCGCTCCGCCAGTCTTGGCTGCCAGCCAACAGCAGATCCGGCCCTCGCCGGATGCGCTTGACCAAGGCAACCACCTGCCACCCCAGGGGGGCATCATCAACAACGAACATTCCACAGCGCTGTTCCCGCCGGCGAAGAGGCAGAGGGCCGTGGATAGGCCGCAAGCCGTCGCCATTCAGCAGCAGCCGAGCGAAATCGGCAATTCAGGCGGCCGCATGCCGATGCAGCCCCCCATGCGGCAATTGGGTGAATTGCCATTGCAAGGGGTACCGGTTCAAGGGACAGGGTCCGAACACATCGGAAGGCTGCATGCGGGAGCCGCGCCCTCAGCAAGGTCCGAGGCGCCCCCGGCTGCGATCGAGGACTTCATAAACGTTTCTATCGCCGTCCCCCAAGGCTTCTCCCATGGGACTCAACGCGTCCCAGACGCGATGCTCTCTTCCTTGGACCGCCCTGGCCCCTTGCCGGATGCTGGCCAAGCGCGGCAAGCGGTCTTTGAGCAGCACGTGGCCGAGCCGCGCCGAGCCGACCCCGTTGCGAGTGGCGCCCGTGCTTCCCGCTATCACCATCTGTCCGGCGAACACCGGGACCTTATTGATAGAGCGATCGCCCACTCCCAGGAAAAATATAACGAGACCACGGCCCGAAAATACACGTTTGCACTTCGCCGGTTGGCGAATGATCTCAGCGCTCGTGGCCAAGCGACCGATCTAAGAAATCACAAATCCCTGGTCGATCACGTCGGTGCTTTCTTTCCGAAAGACGTTGATATGAAGAGCGCGTTGAAGGCCCTGCGTGCCTATCATGAGCCGGGCTATTCAGCGACTGCTGGCGGCCCTGCTGCCAGCTATCCCCATCTGTCCGCCGAACACCGGGATGTTATTGATAAGGCGATTGACCGCGCTGCGGCTCAGCAAAACCAGAGCGCGGACACGCTGCGAATATACTCGAATGCGCTTCGCCGATTGGCGAATGATCTCGGCGCTCGTGGCCAAGCGACTGATCTAAAAAATCACCAATCCCTGGTCGATCACCTCGATACTTTCTTTCCGAATGACCAGAGCATTAAAACGGCGTTGAACGTCCTACGTGCGTATCATGATCCGGGCTACGCAGCGACTGGCTGGTGGCCAGCGGCGGTGCCTTCAAAGCCAGATGCGCGTATCTTGGAAAAATTAAGCAGTGACAGCGAGTTGGCCTTAAGCACCCGTGTCGTCTATGGTCGACTTCTTCGCAGATTTTCTGAGGAGCTTGAGAGTCGGGGCCAGACGATCTCTGGGCTGGATCACAAGTCGCGGACCGAACTCGCCGAGGCGTTGTTTCCAGGCAACAAGAAACTCCGCTTGGCGCTGCAGCGGGTTCACAATGCGGAGGTTCCCGAGGCCTTGCGGCCGCTGTTCGATAATCGAGCTCACAAGCCGCCAACCAATCCAGAGGAGCTTCTGCGACTGGAACAAGAGTTCCGCGAAGTGCTTCAGCAGCGGCAGGATGATCAAGCCACCTCGTCTTCTTTCAGCGCGCAGGTTCCCGAGGCGCTCCGGCCGCTGGTCGATGATCGAGCTCACCAGCCGCCAACCAATGCAGAGGAGCTTCTGCGACTGGAACAGGGGCTCCGCGAAGTGCTTGAGCAGCGGCAGGGTGATCAAGCCACCTCGCCTTCGCTCAACAACCCAGGGATGCGTGCTGGACCGGAGGACCCCAATAGAAGCGTGTCGGACGCTTTCGCAACATCTGGGCACGCCGGAGTTCAGGCCCCCGCTCCGCCAGTCTTGGCTGCCAGCCAACAGCAGATCCGGCCCTCGCCGGATGCGCTTGACCATCGCAACCACCTGCCACCCCAGGGGGGCATCCTCAACAACGAACATTCCACAGCGCTGTTCCGGCCAGCGAAGAGGCAGAGGGCCGTGGATAGGCCGCCAGCCGTCGCCATTCAGCAGCAGCCGAGCGAAATCGGCAATTCAGGCGGCCGCATGCCGATGCAGCCCCCCATGCAGCAATTGGGTGAATTGCCATTGCAAGGGGTACCGGTTCAAGGGACAAGGTCCGAACACATCGGAAGGCTGCATGCGGGGGCCGCGCCCTCAGCAAGGTCCGAGGCGCCCCCGGCTGCGATCGAGGACTCCATAAACGTTTCGTTCGCCGTCCCCCAAGGCTTCTCCCATGGGACCCAACGCGTCCCAGACGCGATGCTCTCTTCCTTGGACCGCCCTGGCCTCTTGCCAGATGCTGGCCAATCGCGGCAAGCGGGTTTTGAGCAGCACGTGGCCGAGCCGCGCCGAGCCGAACCTGTCGCGAGTGGCGCCCGTGCCACCGGCTATCCCCATTTGTCCGACGAACACCGGGACCTTATCGATAAGGCGATCGCCCACGCTGCGGCTCAGCAAAAATATAGCGAGAGCACGGTCCTAAAATACAGGTATGCACTTCGCCGATTGGCAAATGATCTCGGCGCTCGTGGCCAAGCGACTGATCTAAAAAATCACCAATCCCTGGTCGATCACCTCGATGCTTTCTTTCCGAAAAACGATGATATGAAGAGGGCGTTGAACGTCCTGCGTGTCTATCATGAGCCGGGCTATTCAGTGACTGTTGGTGCCCCGGCTAACCGCTATCCCCACTTGTCCGACGAACACCGGGACGTGATTGATAAGGCGATCGCCCATGCTGAGGCTCAGCAACACCATAGCGCGCCGACGCTGCGAATATACTCGAATGCGCTTCGCCGATTGGCGAATGATCTCGGCGCTCGTGGCCAAGCGACTGATCTAAAAAATCACCAATCCCTGGTCGATCACCTCGATACCTTCTTTCCGAAAGACACTGACATAAAGGATATAAGGCCGGCGTTGAACGTCCTGCGTGCGTATCATGAGCCGGGCTATTCAGCGACTGGCCGGTGGCGAGTGACGGTGCCTTCAAAGGCAGATGCGCATGTCTTGGAACAAGTGACCAGTGACAGCAGCTTGGCCCCAAGCACCCGTGTTGCCTATGGTCGTAGTCTTCGCAGATTTTCTGAGGCGCTTGAGAGGCGGGGCCAGACGATCTCTGGGCTGGATCATGATTCGCGGATCGAATTCGCCGAGGTGTTGTTTCCAGGCAACGATTATCTCCGCTTGGCGCTTGAACGGGTTCGCGATGCGAAGCCTGCGTCAGACAGGATCGTGGCGGACGCTTTGGCAGCAGCCGGCTCTGGGCACGCCGGAGTTGAGGCCGCCGCCCCGCCAGCGTTAGCTGTCAGCCAACACCGGCCCTGGCCGGATGCGCTTGACCAGGGCAACCTCCTGCCACCCGAGCGGTTCATCATCAACAATGAACATTCGACGGCGCCGTTGCGGCCGGCGGAGAGGCAGGGGACTGATAATCCGCAAAGCATCGCCATTCAGCAGCCGCCGAGCGAAGGCGGCCGCGTGCCGATGCAGCCCCCCATGCAGCAGTTGGGTGAATTGCCATTGGCAGGGGTACCCGTTCAAGGCCCAGGGTCCGAACACATTGGAAGCCTGCATGCGGAGGCCGCGCCCTTTGCAAGGTCTGAGGCACCCCCCGCTGCCATCGAGAACTCCATAAACGTCTCATTCGCCGTGCCCAAAGGCTTCTCCCATGGGACTCAACGCGTCCCAGAGGCGATGCTCTCTTCCTTGTACCATTATGGCCTCTTGCCGGACGCGGACAAGCCGGAATGGAACTACGAGATTAAAGGCCACGGCTACACCGCCCGGAGGCCAGAGGAGGGCAATGACGTTTGGCTCCTCCATCGCGGAGCGATAAGGGAAGCTGGAGCGGCAGCAGTACCGGCAAGGGCTCCGGGACCCGCCTTGCCAGCGACCGCCAGGCTCTCAGACACCCATCTCGGGGTTCCGTTGGTCGATCTGACCACCTCCTCCGATGCACACATCGAAGCCCTTCCGTCAGGCTTGTCCAATCTCCCCCGGGGGGCGGTGCTCGGGGCCACCGAACTGTTGGGCGACGAACATATCCAGAGGGATTACGAATTCCTCGAGCAGCAGCTGCAGCAGGCCGATCCAGCGCTCGCCGCCCGGACGCGGCTGGTCGATCCGTCGGTCTCCCATCTGCTGCGCCACATGGAGCAGCAAGACGCGCGAGGCACATTGCAGTCGATTTATGATCGAAACGCCGGCCCATCCGACTTCCTGTTCGTGCCAGTGAACGATGGGGTGGGTATTGACCGCGGCACCCATTGGTCGCTGCTCCTCGTAGATCGCCGCGATCCGGAAAGAGCGGTCGCCTATCACTACGACTCCATCCAGCAAAATGAACAGCGATACAACGACGCGCCTGCACGAAAGCTCGCTACAAGACTGGACGCGACCCTGGTAACACCCGACATGGCGCAGCAGAAAAACGCTGTTGACTGCGGCGTCTTCGTGGTGGACGGCACGCGCGAGCTGGTTCGTCGATTGGCGAACGAAGAGCGGCCAGACCAGCAGCTGCCGCTGCACCTCAACTACCTCGTCGCCGATCGGCAGGCGCTGCAAAACCGACTGAGAGAGGGGCGCTTGCCGCACGAGCTTGCCGCAAGCCCCGCCGAAGCTTTGGCAGCAGCCGGGTCGCAGGTGCAACACGCCGCCTTGCAAGAGCAGCAAGCCAGACAGGTCGCGCCAGCGCCGTTGGAACGGCACTTGGGCCAGACGCGCGAGGCCGAGGACAAGCTGACGAGTACACTGCACAGGAGCAACCGCGTGAACAGCGGGGGCGTCATCATCAACACTGAACGTTACACAGCGCCGTTGAGACCAGCGAAAAGGCAAAGGACTGACAATTCGCAAAGCCTCGCCATCGGGCGGCAGCCGAGCGACGCAAACACAACGTCCGTCGGCCAAGCCTCCGATCAAGCCCGAGCGGACCTCATGGCTTCCTTCAGGAGCAGAGAGCGCTCCGACGCTGGGCGTTGA
- a CDS encoding MFS transporter, which produces MSGVAREEVNPVSSATFAPLENSTFRPIWIATQVSSLGWLIQMVAISWLMATISTSDVMVALVQASTTLPTFLLSIIAGALADNYSRRNLMFAGWCVIALSSTMLTVLAGLGIFNPWMVLAFSCLAGVGAAFTDPAWHASVGDILRKRDVPAAVTLISVGYNAVRSIGPALGGVVVASFGPLTAFAVATLTYLMLLWTIGRCKWHVRSSPLPSEPLTTAIHDGARFTALSSEIKAAIARGALFGLTSISILALLPLVARDQLGGGPVVYGILMAGFGTGALFAGICNNILRRRLSQERLTTLSCIACAACCLSLAFTPSVAVAAIALALGGAGWVVTWTGLDVSVQLASPRWVVGRTLSIYYALSSGGIAAGSWLWGTVAESYSLSSALELSGGALLLVAGTGFLLPIRQWKDSDQAPLGFETPQVALDLKPRSGPIVAKIEYSIPEANVEAFLEQMRERRRVQSGVGARHWNLQRDLQQPSRWTETFRTPTWMDYLRLNHRLTAADKELDQRLLALHLGELPPRTTLAIERPTGAGRKRDQSMRFFFRR; this is translated from the coding sequence ATGAGCGGGGTGGCGCGTGAAGAAGTTAATCCGGTGTCATCGGCAACGTTCGCGCCGCTCGAGAATTCAACTTTCCGTCCGATCTGGATTGCCACACAGGTATCCAGTCTAGGGTGGCTGATTCAAATGGTTGCCATCAGTTGGCTGATGGCGACCATTTCGACATCGGATGTGATGGTCGCCTTGGTGCAGGCTTCGACAACCTTGCCCACATTCCTCCTGTCAATTATCGCCGGCGCCCTAGCGGACAATTACAGCCGCCGCAATCTCATGTTCGCTGGCTGGTGCGTGATAGCATTGTCCTCGACGATGCTGACTGTTCTTGCAGGTCTCGGAATTTTCAATCCATGGATGGTTCTTGCATTCAGCTGTTTGGCCGGAGTAGGCGCCGCTTTCACCGACCCCGCCTGGCACGCGTCGGTTGGCGATATCCTGCGAAAGCGCGATGTTCCGGCCGCCGTCACGCTTATCTCGGTCGGATATAACGCCGTCCGAAGCATCGGTCCGGCTCTCGGTGGCGTCGTCGTTGCTTCCTTTGGCCCTTTGACGGCTTTCGCAGTGGCGACGCTTACATATCTGATGCTGCTGTGGACCATAGGGCGCTGCAAATGGCATGTTCGCTCGTCACCGCTTCCGAGTGAACCATTGACCACGGCGATCCATGACGGAGCGCGCTTCACTGCCCTGTCATCCGAAATCAAGGCAGCAATTGCCCGCGGTGCCCTTTTTGGGCTGACGAGCATCTCCATACTAGCGCTCTTGCCTCTCGTCGCCCGCGATCAGCTGGGGGGAGGGCCAGTCGTTTACGGCATCCTGATGGCCGGCTTCGGGACCGGCGCCTTGTTCGCCGGCATCTGCAACAACATTCTGAGACGGAGGCTGTCCCAGGAACGTTTGACGACACTGTCGTGCATCGCCTGTGCGGCTTGTTGTCTATCGCTTGCTTTCACCCCCTCGGTGGCGGTGGCGGCTATCGCGCTGGCGCTCGGCGGCGCGGGCTGGGTCGTGACCTGGACCGGGCTGGACGTAAGCGTCCAGTTGGCGAGTCCAAGGTGGGTCGTTGGTCGCACGCTCTCGATCTATTATGCCCTTTCATCCGGCGGCATCGCGGCTGGCAGCTGGCTGTGGGGTACGGTGGCCGAGAGCTATTCGCTGAGCTCGGCTCTGGAGCTTTCAGGTGGCGCGCTGCTGCTGGTCGCTGGCACCGGCTTCCTGCTGCCCATCCGTCAATGGAAAGATTCCGATCAGGCTCCTCTTGGCTTCGAAACGCCTCAGGTTGCCCTGGATTTGAAGCCCCGAAGCGGGCCGATCGTCGCCAAGATCGAATATTCAATACCCGAAGCAAATGTCGAAGCGTTCCTGGAGCAGATGCGGGAACGGCGGCGAGTACAAAGCGGCGTTGGTGCGCGACACTGGAATCTCCAGCGCGACCTCCAGCAGCCTTCGCGTTGGACAGAAACCTTCCGCACCCCGACCTGGATGGACTACCTTCGCCTGAACCACCGCCTTACGGCAGCCGACAAGGAGTTGGACCAGCGTCTCCTCGCATTGCACCTGGGAGAGCTTCCTCCTCGAACCACGCTTGCGATCGAGCGGCCGACTGGAGCTGGCCGCAAGCGGGACCAATCGATGCGGTTCTTTTTCCGGCGTTGA
- a CDS encoding response regulator, protein MKHVLVIDDDAAMRRLISQYLMMHALKVTAVNDSKQFNYVLSHEPVDLVVVDLNLGREDGLAIVRNLATKSDLPIIVISGDRLDEAEKVVALELGATDFIPKPFGLREFLARIRVGLRQRISSPRTKDHRSFRFGAWKLSVKQRRLICAERGEVKLTACEFNLLIAFLENPRNVLSRERLLLASRVRGEEVYDRSIDVLILRLRRKLEADAANPRLVKTCRGAGYFFNADVDVSYGGTLAA, encoded by the coding sequence TTGAAACATGTTCTTGTCATTGACGATGATGCCGCAATGCGACGCCTCATCTCCCAGTATCTCATGATGCATGCCTTGAAGGTGACCGCAGTCAACGATAGCAAGCAGTTTAACTACGTTCTATCGCATGAGCCAGTCGATCTCGTGGTTGTTGACCTCAACCTAGGCCGGGAGGATGGGCTTGCCATCGTCCGCAACCTGGCGACAAAATCGGATTTACCCATCATAGTGATCAGCGGCGACCGGCTTGATGAGGCGGAAAAAGTCGTTGCGCTGGAGCTCGGCGCAACCGATTTCATCCCCAAGCCTTTCGGGCTGCGCGAGTTCTTGGCCCGCATTCGAGTAGGGCTACGCCAGCGCATTTCCAGTCCGCGAACGAAAGATCATCGCTCATTTCGGTTCGGAGCCTGGAAGCTCAGCGTCAAGCAGCGGCGACTGATCTGTGCGGAGCGTGGCGAAGTCAAGCTTACCGCATGTGAGTTCAACCTGCTGATCGCGTTCCTGGAGAACCCCCGCAATGTCCTATCCAGAGAACGGCTTTTGCTCGCGAGCCGTGTGCGTGGAGAAGAGGTCTACGATCGAAGTATCGATGTCCTAATCTTGCGCTTGCGCCGAAAGCTGGAGGCTGATGCGGCCAATCCAAGGCTAGTCAAGACATGCCGTGGTGCAGGGTATTTCTTCAACGCTGACGTAGACGTTAGCTACGGAGGCACCTTGGCCGCCTGA
- a CDS encoding type IV secretion system lytic transglycosylase VirB1, protein MFIAAWPLAIALLTSMSFPAEPAPLSPREFHRLSRKCAPWVAPSTLAAIAKIESGFETLVAHDNTTGEQLRWTDHLEATRGIKNRLEAQHSVDVGLMQINSKNFSFLNLTPEKAFEPCASLSAAAHLLESRYAGGTTAPAQQLALRRAISAYNTGDVTRGFTNGYVRKVESAAKDITSHLERTLEPTAPDAPHLEASGRKAVPPLLQQSQQANGKQPNQNSWDIWGSYESNRSGADPSGPTGSQAAEEREPSNPNKLVFD, encoded by the coding sequence ATGTTTATTGCAGCTTGGCCGCTGGCCATCGCCCTGTTGACATCCATGTCATTCCCAGCCGAGCCCGCGCCACTTTCGCCCCGTGAATTCCACCGCCTGTCGCGCAAATGCGCTCCCTGGGTTGCGCCGTCCACGCTCGCCGCGATTGCCAAAATTGAAAGTGGCTTTGAAACGCTGGTGGCTCATGACAACACCACAGGTGAGCAGCTTCGCTGGACAGACCACCTGGAAGCGACGCGGGGCATCAAGAACCGCCTCGAAGCACAACATTCCGTCGATGTCGGATTGATGCAGATAAACAGCAAGAACTTTTCCTTCCTCAATCTCACGCCGGAAAAGGCTTTCGAGCCCTGCGCCTCGCTATCGGCCGCCGCCCACTTGCTTGAAAGCCGGTATGCCGGCGGCACGACTGCTCCGGCGCAGCAACTGGCGCTTCGCCGTGCCATCTCGGCCTACAACACGGGCGACGTCACGCGTGGCTTCACCAACGGTTATGTACGCAAGGTCGAGTCGGCCGCAAAGGACATCACGAGTCATCTCGAGCGAACGCTGGAGCCGACCGCCCCAGATGCGCCACACCTTGAGGCATCCGGTCGGAAAGCCGTGCCGCCTCTGCTCCAACAGAGCCAACAGGCCAATGGAAAGCAGCCCAACCAAAATTCTTGGGACATCTGGGGCTCGTATGAGTCAAACCGCTCCGGGGCCGATCCCTCCGGTCCGACAGGCAGCCAGGCTGCGGAAGAGCGGGAACCCTCGAACCCGAACAAACTCGTATTCGATTGA